AAACGCGTGCAAAAATATGGGCGTCTATATTGACGACGGCCAAAGAAGCGGCGACCAAACCCTCAATGTAGGAACGGCGTATTATAACAAAGACTATAACGCCTTGGAATTGACTTTGGACTTTAGATGCCCTATCCCGCAAAAACCTCAAAACATAATAAACCGCCTAAACGACTTATTCAGGGGCGCTAGGTTTGAGGTCATACAGCATCTGCCCTACCTTTACGCAGATCCCGAGAGTTTTTTGGTCAAAACGCTTATAGCTTCTTACGAAAAGGTTACAGGGACGGCAGGCGCGAAAGGCATAATAACGGGCGGCGGGACTTACGCTAGATATTTGCCCAATGGCGTGGCTTTTGGACCGACATTTGAAGGCGAAAATCCGCGCATACACAATGCGGACGAGTCAATCTCCATAGAAAGTCTCCAAAAAATGATAGAGATATATAAAGAGGCGATGATTAACCTTGCCAAATAAAAAATAGCGGTTAATCCGCTATTTTTTTAATCCTTACAGTTAATCCTTATCGCGACATTGGCGCAAGTTGAATAATCAATTTCTTGCAGCTCTTGCGAGCGCGAGCTGTCGGGAATGCCTATGGGAACATCCAGTATCCTAGTGCAGCCCAAGCGGTCAAGCTCAAAATAGACGGGGTCGCCGCACAGATAGCCGTAAGGCGCGGCGTATTGAATCAGCTTGTATTTCCCTATCGGCAAGCCTTCTATAACGCACACGCCCCCGCATCCTGTTTGGGCTTGCGCGACAAAACGGTCTTTACCCGTTAAAACTAAAAACTTCGCTTTAGTGTTCATATATATATTGTATTAACGGATGTGGCCTTTAGTTACCAAAAAAACTAGCTTTTTCTAAAAGCTAGTTTTTTATTTTTCCTATTAAAATTTTTCTTCGGGCAGCACATTCCTATACATCTTCATGCCCGTTCCCGCCGGTATCAGCTTGCCGATTATTACGTTTTCTTTTAGGCCAATCAGCGGGTCAACCTTCTTCTTAATCGCGGCATCGGTGAGCACCCTTGCCGTTTCTTGGAAGGAAGCCGCCGACAAGAACGAATCGGTCGCAAGCGCCGCTTTGGTAACGCCCAGCAACACCCTTTTCGCGCTCGCGGGCTCGCCGCCTTCAATCAACGCTTTTCTGTTGGCCTCCTCAAAAGCAAATATATCTACAAGTTCGCCCGGTATAAACTCGGTGCTTCCCGATGTTTCTATGCGCACCTTTCTTAGCATTTGCCTTATGATTATTTCTATGTGCTTGTCGTTTATCTCAACACCCTGCAGTCTATAAACGGACTGGACTTCGCTAAGCAAATATTCCTGGACGCCCCTGACGCCTTTGGTCCTTAACAAAGTGTTGGGATTGATAGAACCTTCCGTTAGGGGGTCGCCGGGCTGGATTGTCCCGCCATTTTCGGCGCAATCAATAATCTCTTGTCTTATCTTGGCGTCATAAGGTATTTCATGCGTAGCCTGTTCGCCGTCGGGCGACTTGACTATAATCTCGGTCTTGTTTTCGCTCTTTATAATAGTTACCTTGCCGCCAATCTCGGCCATGACAGCCGCGCCTTTGGGCACGCGCGCTTCAAACAACTCCTCAACGCGCGGCAAGCCTTGCGTTATGTCGTCCGCGCTAGCAACTCCGCCCGTATGGAACGTTCTCATGGTAAGCTGGGTTCCAGGCTCGCCGATGCTTTGGGCCGCTATGATGCCTACGGCCTCGCCTATCTTAACTTTTTCGCTGCCGGCCATGTCTTTGCCGTAACATTTGGCGCATAGGCCTATTTTGGAACGGCAAGTTAGAACTGTTCTTATGTTGACTTCTTTTATGCCGGCTTCTATTATCTTATCCGCCGCCTCTTCGCTTATAAGCTCGTTGGCGCCGATAATCTCTTTGCCGTCTTTGGGGTTTTTTATGGCTTCTATGGTAAACCTGCCCACTATCCTGTCTTTTAAAGTTTCTATGCCTTCAATTTCCCTTACCGTCATGCCTTTAGGTTTTTCGCCCAAAGTCGCAAAGCAATCGTCTTCGCGGACTATAACGTCTTGGGAGACGTCCACCAACCTTCTAGTAAGGTATCCGGAATCCGCCGTTTTTAAGGCCGTGTCCGCAAGACCCTTCCTGCCGCCGTGGGAAGAAATAAAGTATTCCAAAACCGAAAGCCCTTCCCTAAAACTGCTCCTTACGGGCGTTTCTATGATCTTGCCGTTGGGGTTGGTCATAAGGCCTCTCATGCCGCTAAGCTGTCTTATCTGGTTCTTGTTGCCGCGCGCGCCTGAGTTAGCCATCATGAAAATCGGGTTAAACTCGTCAAGGCCTTTCATCAATTCTTCAGTTACTTTGTTAGTAGTCGCGTTCCAAATATCTATAATCTGCTTGGACTTTTCTTCGGCGGTTATTATGCCGCGGTCATAGTCTTTTTCTTTTTTGATAACGGCTTCCTCGGCCTCGGCGATTAGCTCTTTTTTCTTTTCGGGAATATACAAATCAAATATGCTCGCCGTGACAGCGCCGATTGTTGAAAATCTAAAGCCCAAATCCTTAATCTTATCCAAAACCTTAGCTGTCTCGGTCGCGCCTTTTAGCTTAAAAGTGCGGTAAACGATTTCTTGCAGTCCTTTTTTGGTGACCAAGAAGTTTACCTCAAGCTCAAAAAGACTGTCAATGCTGTCTCGTTTGACAAAGCCCAAATCCTGAGGTATGGCGTTGTTAAATATAATCCGCCCTACCGTGGTCTCTATCATCCGCGAGAGTTTTTTGCCGTCTATTTCTTTGTGGATTCTTACATGAATCCTGGCTTGCAACTCTATTTGCTTGGTTTCATAAGCCATTACCGCCTCGTTGGGGTCCATAAAGTAGCGGCCTTCGCCTTTTGCGCCTTCTTTTATAATTGTCAAGTAATAACAACCTATGACCATATCCTGAGTGGGCGTCATAACGGGCTTGCCGTCCGACAGCTTCAGGATATTATTGGTAGAAAGCATCAAAAATCTGGCTTCGGCTTGGGCTTCCAGCGAAAGCGGCACATGGACAGCCATCTGGTCGCCGTCAAAGTCCGCGTTAAACGCCGCGCAAACAAGCGGATGCAGCTTGATAGCCCTTCCTTCCACCAATACCGGCTCAAACGCTTGGATTCCCAGTCTATGGAGAGTGGGAGCGCGGTTTAATAAGACAGGGTGGTCTTTGATTACCTCTTCCAAAACATCCCATACTTCGCTTCGGGCGCGCTCAACCGTGCGCTTGGCGGTTTTTATGTTATAGTTGGCGTGTTTGTCAACTAATTTTTTCATTACGAAAGGCTTAAATAATTCCAGCGCCATTTCTTTGGGAAGACCGCATTGATATATCTTTAGCTCGGGTCCTACCACAATAACGGAACGGCCGCTGTAGTCAACGCGCTTGCCCAGCAAGTTTTGCCTAAACCTGCCTTGCTTGCCCCTAAGCATGCTGCTTAGCGACTTTAAGTCGCGGTTGCCCGGGCCTGTTACCGCCTTGCCGCGCCTGCCGTTGTCTATCAAAGCGTCAACGGCTTCTTGAAGCATGCGCTTTTCGTTGCGGATTATTATGTCGGGCGCGCCAAGCTCTTTTAATTTTTTGAGCCTGTTGTTGCGGTTGATGACGCGGCGGTATAGATCGTTTAAGTCGCTGGTGGCAAACCGTCCGCCGTCTAGCTGCACCATAGGCCTAATCTCAGGCGGGATTACGGGCAACACATCCAAAATCATCCAAGTTGGATTGCTGCCGCTTTTGATAAAGGCGTTGACGATTTCCAAACGCCTTATCGCTCTTTTCTTTTTTTGGCCGGGCGCGTTTTTTATGGTCTCTTTGATCTCGGCTAGTTCTTTTTCCAAATCTATCTTAGCCAAAAGCTCTTTTATGGCTTCGGCGCCCATGCCGACCTTAAACGACTTGGGACCAAACAATTCGATCGCGTCGTTCTTTTCTTTTTCGGATAAAATTTGCTTATATACCAAATTGGTCTCGCCCGGGTCAATTACCACATAGCTGACAAAATACAGCACTTGTTCCAGCGCCTTGGGCGACATGTCCAGCAACAAGCCCATTCTAGAAGGCACGCCTCTAAAATACCAAATATGCGAGACCGGAGCCGCCAACTCAATATGCCCCATGCGCTCGCGTCTTACCTTGGACTTGGTCACTTCCACGCCGCACTTGTCGCAAATTACGCCCTTATACTTAATGCGCTTATATTTGCCGCAATGGCATTCCCAGTCTTTGACGGGGCCAAAAATCTTTTCGCAAAACAGCCCGTCCCTTTCGGGCTTTTGGGTCCGGTAGTTGATGGTCTCGGGCTTGGTAACCTCGCCATAAGACCATTCTCTTATCTTTTCAGGTCCTGCCAGACTAATTTGTATTGAATCCAAATTATTCAGTTCAAACATTATTCATCACCCTCTTTTTGGTCTTGCTCAATTATCTCGTCTTCGTCAATCATATCCAATTCGTCGTCTTCGTCTAATATTTTCAAATCGGCGTCTTGGTCTTTTGGCATCTCTTCCTCGGCGTTAAGGAAGTCAAAATCGTCGTCCTCTTCAAACAATACGCTTATGTCTTGCTCTTCCATCGCTTCTTCCTCAACTTCGGCAAGCTCATCCAAAAACAAGCCCAAATCGTTCTCATCCAAGCTTAAGCTCATATCTTCGTATGTCTTCAGATGGTCAAAGTCCATATCAAGCAAGTCTCTGTCGTCTTCCAAAATTTCACTTATGCCGATTTCTTCCTTGTCCTCGGTCAATACTTTGACGTCCAAAGCCAAAGACTGCAATTCTTTTATCAAAACCTTAAAAGACTCGGGCACGCCCGGTTCGGGGATGGCGTTGCCTTTGACAATGGCCTCGTACGCTTTCACGCGGCCTATAACATCGTCGGACTTTATGGTCATTATTTCTTGGAGTATATTGGCCGCGCCGTATGCGTATAGCGCCCAAACTTCCATTTCGCCAAACCTTTGTCCGCCGAACTGCGCTTTTCCGCCCAAGGGCTGCTGTGTGACCAGCGAATAAGGCCCCGTGCTCCTTGCGTGGATCTTATCGTCAACCAAATGCACAAGTTTGAGCATATACATATAACCGACGGTGACCCTGTTTTCAAAGGGCTCGCCCGTGCGTCCGTCAAACAGCTCTATCTTGCCGTCAACCGTTCCGTCGGGGGCTACTATATTGTTTTCTCTTAACAAAGCTTCTATGTCTTTTTCGCTCGCGCCGTCAAATACGGGCGAGGCTATATGCCAGCCCAAATATTTGGCCACCAAGCCGAGATGCACTTCCAATACCTGACCGATATTCATACGGCTGGGCACGCCCAAGGGGTTGAGAACGACTTGTATGGGCGTGCCGTCCGCCATAAACGGCATGTCTTCTTTGGGCAATATTCTTGAAATGACGCCCTTATTGCCGTGGCGGCCCGCCATCTTATCGCCGACCGAAATCTTTCTCTTTTGGGCGACATATACCCTTACCAGCTTGTGCACGCCGGGGTTAAGCTCGTCCTTGTTGGCGCGAGTAAACACTTTTACATCCACTACGATGCCGCCCTCGCCGTGAGGCACTCTCAACGAAGTGTCCCTCACATCGCGGGCTTTTTTGCCGAAAATCGCCCTTAACAATCTTTCTTCGGGCGTGGGGTCGGTCTCGCCTTTGGGGGTTACCTTGCCCACCAATATATCGCCCGATCTAACCTCGGCGCCTACGCGGATGATACCGTTTTCGTCCAAATCTTTTAGGACATCCTCGCCCACGTTGGGGATGTCGCGGGTGATCTCCTCAGGCCCTAATTTTGTGTCCCGCGCTTCTAACTCGTATTCTTCTATATGAATAGATGTGAATATATCGTCTTCAACCAATTCTTCGCTAATCAAGATAGCGTCCTCAAAGTTATAGCCGCCCCAAGACATAAACGCCACCCTTACATTTTTGCCAAGTGCAAGCTCGGTATTGTCGGTGGAAGGCCCGTCCGCCAAAACGCTGCCCGCCGTTACTTTGTCGCCTTTGTAAACAATGGGTTTTTGGTTAATGCAAGTGCCCTGGTTGGACCTTTCAAACTTCTTGAGCTTATATATGTCTTTTTGTCCGTCGGGCGTCCTTACAATAATCTCGTCGGCCGAAACATATTCTACAACGCCGTCTCTTTGGGCTATGAGCATAACGCCGCTGTCATAAGCCACTTTGTATTCCATGCCCGTGCCTATCAAAGGCGTTTCCGTCCTTATAAGCGGAACAGCCTGGCGCTGCATATTAGACCCCATGAGCGCGCGGTTGGTGTCGTCGTTTTCCAAAAACGGAATAAGCGAAGTCGCGACCGAAACCAATTGACGAGGCGAGACGTCCATAAACTCTATTTTGTTGCGGTCTATCTCGGCTATCTCGTCCATATATCTTGCCATAACGCGCGGGCGGGCAAACCATTGGTTTTCATCCAGCGGCTCATTGGCCTGCGCGATTATAAAATTATCCTCGTCGTCGGCCGCAAGATAATGAATCTCGTCCGTTACCATCTTCTTTTTCTGGTCAACGCGCCTGTAAGGCGATTCTATAAAACCGTATTCGTTGATTCTAGCGTAAGTGCTGAGCGAGCTAATAAGGCCGATATTTTGGCCTTCGGGCGTTTCTATGGGACACAAACGCCCATAATGCGAATAGTGCACGTCTCTGACATCAAAGCTGGCCCTTTCCCTGTTAAGACCGCCCGGTCCAAGCGCCGATAGTTTTCTCTTGTGCGTAAGCTCGGCTATCGGGTTGGACTGGTCCATAAACTGGGATAGCTGGGACGAGCCAAAAAACTCTTTTATCGCGCTGGTCACCGGTCTAATATTAATCAAAGACTGCGGGGTTATTTCTTTGTTGTCTTGGGTTTGCATCCTTTCGCGGATAACCCGCTCCAGCCTTGCGATGCCTATGCGGAATTGGTTTTGCAGCAACTCGCCCACCGAACGAACGCGGCGGTTGCCCAAATGGTCAATGTTATCAATCGCGCCTATATTATGGTGCAAGCCTAAGGTATAGTTGATAGTCGCTATTATATCGTCCAAAAGAATATGCTTTGGACACAATCTATCGGCGTTTTCTTGTATAACTTGAAGCTTTTCTTTTTTGGTTTTGAGGCCTTTGGTCAAAGCTATAAGCGTGGGATAATGGACTTTTTCCAAAATACCCAACTCTTTGGGGTTGCATTGTATATAGGCCTCCAGATCAATAAAGTTATTGCCTATTACGGTAAATACTTTGCCATCCTCAGCCAGAACGCTTACTTCATTGATGCCTGAGTTTTGAATCTCTATGGCCGTTTCTTTGGTTATCACTTCGCCCTGAACGGCCAATACTTTGCCGTCCGGGGTTACGATGTCCGTAGCGGCTACGCGGCCTTTAATCCTTTGGAACAAATCCAGCTTTTTATTAAATTTGTATCTTCCCACGCGCGACAAATCATAACGCTTAGGGTCATAAAGCAAGTTAAACAAATAAATCCTAACGCTTTCGGCTATGACATTATCGCCTTGGCGCAGTCTTTTGTTAAGCTCAAGCAGCGCCTCGTCCGAAGTCAAGACGCTTGCGTCTTTCTTGGAAGAGTCTTTTTTGCAGGTGTTTTCTATAATTGGCTCGTTATGGAACACCTCTAGGATTTGTTCGGACGTGCCTATGCCTTCAAAGAAATACCTATGGCCGCTATTTAAAAACAGCTTTTCTAATTTTTCTTTGTCGTTTATGCCTCTGAAGAAGTCTTTTGAGCCGACCTTTTCATACAAATCAAACAATTGATCCCTAGTGATGCTAAGCGATTTTAGCAACACCGTGGCGGGAACTTTTCTGGTGCGGTCCACATGCACCCACAAAACGCCGTTGCCGTCTTCCTCAAACTCCAGCCAAGCGCCTCTTGTGGGGATAACGGTTGTGTTAAATATATCGTTGCCGGACTTGTCTTTGGAGCTGGCGCAATAAACACCGGGGCTGCGCACAAGCTGGCTTACGACCACTCTTTCGGCGCCATTAATAACAAACGAGCCTGAAGGAGTCATTATAGGAAAATCTCCCATAAAAACTTCCTGATCGATTATCTCGTCAATTTCTCTATTGATAAGGCGAACTTTGACTTTTAAGGGGCAAGCGTAAGTTGCGTCGCGGTCTTTGCATTCTTTCACTGAATATTTGGGCTCGCCTTCCAAAGAATAATCTAAGAAATGTAACTCAATCTTACCGGAAAAATCTACTATGGGAGAATAGTCATCCAAAACTTCCCGTATACCTTTTTCCAGAAAATTCTTATAAGATTTTTTCTGGACCTCAATCAAATATGGAACTTCAAGGACATCTTTGATCTTGGAAAAGCTATAACGCTCCCTGTTGCCAAATTTGACTTTTTTTACAGGAATTTTTACTTGCTCAGACATCAACTATCTCCTTTTTATGTAGAAAAAATTTTTTTCCAAAAACTATTGATATTTTGTAATATTTATAATATAATATGGGTAACATCTAACTACTTGAATGGTACTTTGGTTGTTTTTTGACCGAAAAAGCGACTAAAACACACAAAACTGAATAGTAACGCATTCTACTATGATATCATAGCATGTCAAGGGCTGTCAAGAGTTAGCATGCCCTTTTTTAATATGTTTTAAAATTTTTTGAGAAGTTTTGTTATTTTTGGAATATTTTTATAAAAAGCGTAGGGCGGTTTCTTGTCTTTTTTGGACCGTTTATTGAACAAATTAACCGCAAGTGATATAATAAATTACCTAAACATATAATAATTTTTTGGGGATTGAACTAATGGGAAAAAGTCAGGTAGAATCTTTTTTTTCGGCGTCTTTTGAGGAAAAATACGACGATTTGATATACGAAAAATCGGCAAGCTGCAGGGAAAGGGCTTTGGAAAATTGGGGGCTGGAATCTGTAAATATCGCTATGGACGCGTTAAGGGTGTTTGTGACGCCCTTTTGCCGCCAGCTTGGAGACGCGGGCCTTAAGATTAAATTCGCCAAAAATAATAAGCTCATGTCCAGCAACCATCAAGCGACGGTTATTTTGCTCGCCAATTACGAATTGTTTTTTTATAGGCTTACATATTCTTTGATATCGCCCATAAAAAGCGAGATTTCGGCGATATTTTCTTATGGCGATATAACCACTTTGATTTTAAGCGAGAGCGTGGCAAGATATTATTCGTTGGAAAACCCGCAAGAAGCGGTTTTCAGCCCGGAAAGAAAGTGCAGCCTTTGCGTAAAAGACGGCTCCAAATTTGATTTTTTTATTGACAACTCGCCTCAATCGTTCGACATGATACAGCATATTAGAAAAGAGATTTTCGCCAAAAAAAGCGTCTAAAGCAAGACGTTTGGGTTTTTTAACCAATTAATTTGACTATTGGTTGCTGGCAATATATAATTAATAATTATAAGATTTGCAAAATAATTATTAAGGAGTTTTTAATATAATGTCCAAAATTTATTATCAAGCCGATTGCAATATTAATGTCTTGAAAGATAAAACAGTCGCCATAATCGGATACGGCTCGCAAGGACATGCGCACGCTCTCAACCTGCGCGACAGCGGTATTAAGGTAATTGTCGGGCTTTACGAGGGCTCCAAGTCATGGAAAAAAGCCGAAGAACAAGGGCTTACCGTAATGACTACCGAGGACGCTTCCAAGGCGGCAGATGTT
This sequence is a window from Clostridiales bacterium. Protein-coding genes within it:
- the rpoC gene encoding DNA-directed RNA polymerase subunit beta', producing MFELNNLDSIQISLAGPEKIREWSYGEVTKPETINYRTQKPERDGLFCEKIFGPVKDWECHCGKYKRIKYKGVICDKCGVEVTKSKVRRERMGHIELAAPVSHIWYFRGVPSRMGLLLDMSPKALEQVLYFVSYVVIDPGETNLVYKQILSEKEKNDAIELFGPKSFKVGMGAEAIKELLAKIDLEKELAEIKETIKNAPGQKKKRAIRRLEIVNAFIKSGSNPTWMILDVLPVIPPEIRPMVQLDGGRFATSDLNDLYRRVINRNNRLKKLKELGAPDIIIRNEKRMLQEAVDALIDNGRRGKAVTGPGNRDLKSLSSMLRGKQGRFRQNLLGKRVDYSGRSVIVVGPELKIYQCGLPKEMALELFKPFVMKKLVDKHANYNIKTAKRTVERARSEVWDVLEEVIKDHPVLLNRAPTLHRLGIQAFEPVLVEGRAIKLHPLVCAAFNADFDGDQMAVHVPLSLEAQAEARFLMLSTNNILKLSDGKPVMTPTQDMVIGCYYLTIIKEGAKGEGRYFMDPNEAVMAYETKQIELQARIHVRIHKEIDGKKLSRMIETTVGRIIFNNAIPQDLGFVKRDSIDSLFELEVNFLVTKKGLQEIVYRTFKLKGATETAKVLDKIKDLGFRFSTIGAVTASIFDLYIPEKKKELIAEAEEAVIKKEKDYDRGIITAEEKSKQIIDIWNATTNKVTEELMKGLDEFNPIFMMANSGARGNKNQIRQLSGMRGLMTNPNGKIIETPVRSSFREGLSVLEYFISSHGGRKGLADTALKTADSGYLTRRLVDVSQDVIVREDDCFATLGEKPKGMTVREIEGIETLKDRIVGRFTIEAIKNPKDGKEIIGANELISEEAADKIIEAGIKEVNIRTVLTCRSKIGLCAKCYGKDMAGSEKVKIGEAVGIIAAQSIGEPGTQLTMRTFHTGGVASADDITQGLPRVEELFEARVPKGAAVMAEIGGKVTIIKSENKTEIIVKSPDGEQATHEIPYDAKIRQEIIDCAENGGTIQPGDPLTEGSINPNTLLRTKGVRGVQEYLLSEVQSVYRLQGVEINDKHIEIIIRQMLRKVRIETSGSTEFIPGELVDIFAFEEANRKALIEGGEPASAKRVLLGVTKAALATDSFLSAASFQETARVLTDAAIKKKVDPLIGLKENVIIGKLIPAGTGMKMYRNVLPEEKF
- a CDS encoding DNA-directed RNA polymerase subunit beta: MSEQVKIPVKKVKFGNRERYSFSKIKDVLEVPYLIEVQKKSYKNFLEKGIREVLDDYSPIVDFSGKIELHFLDYSLEGEPKYSVKECKDRDATYACPLKVKVRLINREIDEIIDQEVFMGDFPIMTPSGSFVINGAERVVVSQLVRSPGVYCASSKDKSGNDIFNTTVIPTRGAWLEFEEDGNGVLWVHVDRTRKVPATVLLKSLSITRDQLFDLYEKVGSKDFFRGINDKEKLEKLFLNSGHRYFFEGIGTSEQILEVFHNEPIIENTCKKDSSKKDASVLTSDEALLELNKRLRQGDNVIAESVRIYLFNLLYDPKRYDLSRVGRYKFNKKLDLFQRIKGRVAATDIVTPDGKVLAVQGEVITKETAIEIQNSGINEVSVLAEDGKVFTVIGNNFIDLEAYIQCNPKELGILEKVHYPTLIALTKGLKTKKEKLQVIQENADRLCPKHILLDDIIATINYTLGLHHNIGAIDNIDHLGNRRVRSVGELLQNQFRIGIARLERVIRERMQTQDNKEITPQSLINIRPVTSAIKEFFGSSQLSQFMDQSNPIAELTHKRKLSALGPGGLNRERASFDVRDVHYSHYGRLCPIETPEGQNIGLISSLSTYARINEYGFIESPYRRVDQKKKMVTDEIHYLAADDEDNFIIAQANEPLDENQWFARPRVMARYMDEIAEIDRNKIEFMDVSPRQLVSVATSLIPFLENDDTNRALMGSNMQRQAVPLIRTETPLIGTGMEYKVAYDSGVMLIAQRDGVVEYVSADEIIVRTPDGQKDIYKLKKFERSNQGTCINQKPIVYKGDKVTAGSVLADGPSTDNTELALGKNVRVAFMSWGGYNFEDAILISEELVEDDIFTSIHIEEYELEARDTKLGPEEITRDIPNVGEDVLKDLDENGIIRVGAEVRSGDILVGKVTPKGETDPTPEERLLRAIFGKKARDVRDTSLRVPHGEGGIVVDVKVFTRANKDELNPGVHKLVRVYVAQKRKISVGDKMAGRHGNKGVISRILPKEDMPFMADGTPIQVVLNPLGVPSRMNIGQVLEVHLGLVAKYLGWHIASPVFDGASEKDIEALLRENNIVAPDGTVDGKIELFDGRTGEPFENRVTVGYMYMLKLVHLVDDKIHARSTGPYSLVTQQPLGGKAQFGGQRFGEMEVWALYAYGAANILQEIMTIKSDDVIGRVKAYEAIVKGNAIPEPGVPESFKVLIKELQSLALDVKVLTEDKEEIGISEILEDDRDLLDMDFDHLKTYEDMSLSLDENDLGLFLDELAEVEEEAMEEQDISVLFEEDDDFDFLNAEEEMPKDQDADLKILDEDDELDMIDEDEIIEQDQKEGDE